tatatcttttctcAATCTTTATCACTTTATTCATTTATAGTCGCTTCAAACTGTCTGCTTTTTCCACGCTCATTGTTGCAAAACCCCTATTTCAGATCATCACTCCTCCTAGATTAGGGTTTTTCCTAATTCAGTTTCCATCAATTCTTCTTCGTCTTTTTATTTACTCTCATCGATTGTAAGCTTAGGTTTTCTCTGCAATCTTATATACCTAGAACTCGTCATTTCTGCCGGATCTCATTCGATGGATACTCGAAAGAGGGGAAGGCTCGAACTCGGTTTCAACTCCAATGGTGGATTTAAGAAATCCAAGCAAGGTTTGATTTTGAGCATTGTTGGTTTCTTGGGTTTTTGGTATTTTCCTTCGAATTTGTTTATTAGGCTTCAAAAGTTGTTTGCCtttgttttcttcctctgtgTTTTGTGGGTGCCCTTTGAGGGATGGAATTTCTCTCTCGTGCTTATGAGCGTAGGGTTTGCTTTGCTGTGGTAGAATTTTTTCAGATTAGTCTGTTTTGTAGTAAAACCTAACTTCTGATTTTCCTGTCTAATGAACTAAAATTTCTAAATGTTGTCACTGaaaagtaattatattataGTGTTATTGGTTAATACTAATagttttggaataaaatttaCTAGATTAATAAGCGAAGGGAATATTAACTGAGAATAAGTAATAATGTTTTGCAACAGAAATGGAGTCCTTATCAACTGGTGTAGGAAGCAAATCAAAGCCTTGTACCAAGTTTTTCAGGTTCTAATCCGCTCctatctaataaatatttttgaactgCTAATATTCTTAATGgtgttttattataattagtttaagaattaattgtttAGTTGCTTTAGAACTTAATTGGCCAATTAACTGGGCATTCAAAGCTTTTATACAGGTACGTACTGTTCTTTGTCTAAACAAGGTGTATCATAATAGGGTAGAAAAAGATAACAAGTGGATACAATGTAGTTGGCACCAAGATCACTTTATTGGTGATAAATTGATCGTTTCCCACTTAATGTTAATGTTTACCTATCATCTTAGTTAGTCTGTTTCCCCTGTAATTAtgtttaacatcaatttttcaTCCATTAATGGTTTTTATTGCTTTTGAACCCACCTTTCAATTGGTAAGCTACTAACAAACTAATATGAATTGATTTCAATTGGTTGGGTCAGGTATTTTGTCAAAACTACATATAAAATTGTGGTGGTTTTGTACTTCAACTGGTATGGCAGTGCTAGGCTGCAATGACATTTTTATAGCGGAATTTTGGCATTCCTCTATATTCCACAATCTTTTCATTGACAATGCTGTTTGGTTACCAGTTGGCAATCTAAAAagtatattcatttatttgcaGCTGTATACTTATGCTTTAGTTCTTTGAGTGCTagttctttgatttttttaattcttattggTGTCTGTCTTTACTGTGATTATATTTCATATTGAGTAGAGATGacataaaatattttggatGGGTAAAACTAGAAGCTATACTCATTTATATTAAGTCTTTTAGGCTGTTTTACTTGTTGCTGTGACCTGATTGATCCTAAGAAGTGGGCCTTGATTGGAGATCTGCCTGTATGAATTTGTCTTTCTTGTGTTTGGCTTAGTGCTATAGCTGTATTGTTTCCTTTCCAATTTGGAGGAACCATTCTGAAACTTTGTGACCTTTAAGCATTACATATGGGTGATGtatcaatatattaaaatatagtagACGACCCTGATAGTCTAAGTTGCTTGTTTGTCCTATTTTGTAGATTTTGCTAAATAAGCCAGTAATTTCTTCATGTTACATTTTATACTTAAAGAAGTGGAAATGAGTTTGGTGTAACctgattttgaattgtcttgcaGCACTTCTGGTTGTCCGTTTGGTGAGGGATGCCACTTCCTGCATTACGTTCCTGGTGGCTATAATGCTGTTGCCCATATAATGAATCTAACACCTGCAGCACCTCCAGCATCAAGAAATGTGGCAGCTCTGCCACCTGTACCAAATGGGTCTGCACCACCTGCTGTAAAGACCCGCATATGCAACAAATTTAATACTGCTGAAGGTTGCAAATTTGGTGACAAATGCCACTTTGCCCATGGTGAATGGGAACTTGGGAAGCAAATTGCTCCATCATTTGATGACCATCGAGCGTTGGGACCGACTGCAGCAGGTCGTTTTGGTGGTCGAATGGAGCCTTCTCCTGGTCCTGCTACAAGTTTTGGTTCCCATGCCACTGCCAAGATAAGCGTAGAAGCATCCCTGGCTGGTGCAATCATTGGGAAGGGTGGTGTGAACTCAAAACAGATATGCCGCCAAACTGGAGCCAAACTTTCGATCAGGGAGCATGAATCGGATCCTAATATTAGAAACATTGAACTAGAGGGAAATTTTGAGCAAATCAAGGAAGCTAGTAATATGGTGAAGGATTTGCTACTGACCCTGCAAATGTCTGCATCAAAAGCTAACTCAGGTGTTCCTGGTGCACCTATTCGAGAGCACGGAAGCAATTTTAAGACGAAGCTGTGCGAGAATTTNTCCAAAGGGTCTTGCACATTTGGAGAGAGATGCCACTTTGCTCATGGAGCTTCCGAATTGCGTAAATCAGTATGAAGTTTGTGTTTGTGAGGTACATTAGCCAGAgctattattattgttgtgcATTGCCACTTTAGCAGTACTGAATgatagttttgttgttgagttgtgttttatttatagcgtgttttgtttatcaattgcaACTTCCGCTTATATCATCAAATTCCTGTTCTCTTTAGCTGACCCACTTAATTGGAAATCAcggttcttttcttttccttattaTCTATCTTGGGGTTggagaataattttctttagtaCGGTAAAGTAATgtactttctttattattatttaatttatatacgataatgttttattcttctaaacgtgtttttatgtaaaagtaGTATCTCGATCTCTTTAAATTgtgaaaattagttttattctatttaaaaatttaaaattcatatttctaaaattacgATAAAATGAACGATTTGAGGTAGAGTTTGGATTTAGGTAAATATTTCGGGAAGACTGAGGGGATGAATTGATGAAGATAAAGGGTGGAGTTGTTTGGATGAAAAGATTTAGAAGAATGAATGaaaggatttgaaaaaaaaaatatgaaaggtTGTCTATGAGTAAGTGATgagaatgaaatttaaaaacatattttaatagatgaaattaaataattatctaaattgttataattataataataataactattaatatataataaacactaaaataattatttatatgtatataagaaaaaaacaattttgtaaattattaaaatatgattattgtaattataatagtcactgttattatttatatatgataaaaaaataaaaacaatttatttttatataagaaaaaaattatttttttaaattacaaaaaaactcttatcataattaaaataataataatacttagatatataataatgaaattgtTTCGAATATGGGATCCAAGATCGAATGCAGTCTCAATCACTTTGACTATATGTCTCTAAAGATCCTTTCCGCTCTGCCACCGACCAGTTGTGACATGTACGTTAGCACTTCGAAGTTCAAGTCAGCAAAGTCACAATAGAATCAGTGCAAAGTATGATCAGATCAAAAGGTGTCGTCTAATCATTCCTGTATTTATAGGCAGCACTCAAGTAATGGATATTAACTATCTGTAACCGTTGATCCGTAATCTCGAATTCGCCCATCAATTGTAACCGTTGCAACGTGTTCGAGATATTCACCTTACTACTCCAATAACCATGTTTCGGTATGCTTGCACCTCCTCTTTTACTCAATCGACCGGCCTATGGACCATGTCGATCAACTCCCAAGCCTTCCCGATCGACTCCCCTTATTCCTCTTACCAACTTACCATCTTCTATTCGTTTTCACTTGACCGGACACCTCCTTACATTACAGAAATAAAagctaattatatatatatatatatatatatatatatatatatatatatatatatatatatatatatatataggtttgttAATTTAGTAACCTCTTAAAGTATGCCAAATTTTAGTTGACAAAAATACCTTATTCATAAAGAAAGACATATTTTAGATATAAGggtaatttaataatttttatttttaatttaaaaaaaaatatttaaatgtcctgaaatttaaaattttaaaatccataatTTATAGAGATATTTTTATCAActaaaatttagtatatttttaaaagttacatAAGTTAGCagaccatatatatatatatatatatatatatatattttttttttttttatggtgaaAAAGTCTATAGAAGAATGCatgaacaaaaatgaaacaaaaaagcATGCACGTAAGGAGGGGAGAAGAAACACAAAActgaaaatttgttattattgtaaaagaatTTGTTAGTACATACATATCTTAGAGATGAAAACTATTATAACCTTTTtgattgttctttcttttttgaaacTTCATAGATCTTTGAGATTCTTCAAAATGTTTGGTTGATTGTTCAAGGAAATTTCAAGACATCTCTTGTGTTCTTGTTTTACTTTTGTCAGAAAGATGTAATGTGCTTTGTGATTGAAACAAGTCAGAacaaatacatacatacatgcaCACACGCGTGCACACACGtacatacacacatatacatatacatacatatatatatatatatatatatatatatatatatatatatataagatacaAAAAACTGATGTACGTAATCAATTAGGTTAATTTCTTAATCAATTAGGcttaactttttgttttaattgattgtgttaattctttaatcgattaaaacacgCAGTACATCCATGTTGTGCTTCTAATACATCATAACTGATTGTGGTCTTtacttaatcgattaatacaacTAGATTTATGCACATTTGCTCTTTTATGCAACTAAGACTCTTTCATACATAAATTATGCATCTAAGACTTTATCCTAtatgagtttaattttattctaatagtTTAAGCACTTAAGAAAGAACATTTTGCACGGTTTATCATTAAAAACACTCTTACCATACTTAAGAGAGCTCATATTCTCAATAGATTTTacaataaaacttaattaatagaaaataagaaaacaactATATAAAGGAAACCTAAGAGTGTGAAGAGTCAGACGTGAATGCAAccgtaaaaaacaaaaaaaaaaaaaacaggaaatTATAAAGCACGTGGGGTGCCAAGTCCCTTTTTTCCAATggtataaattttaacatttttaaagtttaaaactaaaatgtatcaaagtttaGGATATGGATAAATTCCAATTTCGCATCAAAGTTCATGacctaaaaacatatttaacttaaatgaatataatgtaaaaatacaatatataaatgttCTTATTGAATTTAGCTTAGATAAGTTTGAGATGGATGTAAACTCTCAAAAACCCAAATTATTGCCTTTTATGAAGAAAGCTCTAAACtctgaagaaaaatgaagaacaaatccaattgtaaattttttttctacaagtcAAGTCAATATATAAGTAATGTTGAATGAGATAATTGAGTATTATTAAGAAAAGACAGTCTAGGAATCCTTTATTTTGAACTTTAACAAAAACATCTAATGAAATAGTGtctataaaaatgattttatctaAGATAATACACTAAATGCAAAATATGTGTAAACAAGATTCTAAATGATGTAGGTTATGCTAAATGATATGATGAACATACTAGCATTAACGCTATAATACACAGATTACACTAAATGCAATTATAAACATCTAACATTTTAAATGCCTCTTTATCCATGGAGATCCATAAAGAACAAATGCTTTATTCAAAAGTTGTGCGTTGAttcaaaagaattttaaggaTACGACGATAGTATAGGAATGTTTCTTTAATGATTTATGTCTGTCATATCTTTATAAGTTGCAATGTTGCCTCTACACAAGCAACATAGGATCTAACCTCATAATTAAAAAAGGCTACACGCCTACATCAAAGTCAATGCTTTAGAgtaacaaatttttttgaaagttgCTTATATAAAGAAAGTCACATGAAGAGAAGACAACAACTAATATACTCTTACGTTGTCAAACCTCTCTCTGGCATATGTAATTTAGCTCTTTGAAAAGGAATTTCTTAGTAATATGTTTTTCagataaattttgtattacTCAAATATCCTCTCTATGAGAGATTCTATTATACTTGTTTGCATAAAAACACTTTGTTATTTTCGGATAATGAgaagttattttaaaacacttggTTGTTTAACTCATGGGAGTTAAATGTTTATAGTCAATTGAACTACTTTTGTATATTAGGAGTGATTATACTTGTTGTAAACCTAAAGTGGTTTATATCAGGAGTGATTATACTTGTTGTAACCTAAAGTGGTTAAACTTGTATCTTTTCAAAGATAATGAAaccattttataaatttataaaattatggaaTTATACACTTATACAAATACACTTATACACTTATAAAACTATGAAACTATAAAActataaacttataaaattataaaattacaaaattataaattatgaaattaaaacattaaataattaaaaaaaattaagatcacaaaattataaaattataaatttataaaattataaattataaagttcaaacattagaaaattttgaaatgataagattataaagttataaaattataaaattttaatgttaattatgaaattataagattataaaattattattgtaaggATCTAGAAAATAGAATATTGGAATTGAGAGGTGTTTTAAATTAACAAggttagattatttttatattaaaaatttatgatataaataaaaattttaaacgcGTCTCATCATCTAAAATACATAGCACCTCTCTACAACACTTTCTCTAGACTTCTTCTCCCTTCTCTCTTAGCTTTCTAATCCGTGAGTCATCTTTTTGATGATCAAGAAGTACTTAAGTGATCATGACAATGAGATCTTCAATCTCATCAGATGGTTTTCTTTATAGAGTAAGCTATTTTCTactactttttttctttgattagttgtTTTAAGATGCATGCAAGTTAATCTTGTTGCATGTGTCAttcaatctcttcttctagTTTCTTGTCAATCAATGGTTCTAAGGACTACCCTGATCATAATTATGTGGTATGTAGGTACATATTGAGTTGAAGCATGGGTGGTTTGGGTTTTAGAGTTGTCTGAGCTTTCCATTAGGTAAAGGAAgctaataattgatttaatttcatattaatgaGTATGAATTTACGATTTATAGGTTGTGAGATTGGTCTTTGGTTGAATATGTTATCAATTGAGATGATTGTTGAGTGATACTTGTGTCTTGATAAATGAATGTTGCTAATTATTATTGTCACGTATGATTGTAAATTAGTACTCTCTCGAACATTAGATGTTGTTGTTTTGGTATATGAATAGGTGAAAAATTGATGTTGAATTTGGAAGTAGGAAATTGGTAAAGTTGTAGGCTGATTTCAGTCTAAAAGAGGCGAGGCAAGGGAGGTTGTTTGATAGACGACATTTTGAGGTAAGGGTTGGTTGGGaagtttgattattttttaatattagcttacctttttgtgtttgtttatcttctttttttgcAACGATCACTTGATTGGTATGAACAAAAGACcgtatttcaatttaaaatactttaggCGGCGATGACAAGAATGTGTAACTGTGTTTAGAGTAATTGGTttcttttagttgtttttaaaaaatcttttgtaAAGATATAACTGTTCTAAgttaaaatttcttatatataatgtttGAGCTTCTTGTATATAATGTTTGATTTATGTTTATACTTTTTGATGATTGTAATGATACTTATatgcttttttttatgttaagtatttttttcttattaattatgtgatatCCTTTGGTagtatttaaaactattaaaaataaaatgttataatatcatgatattataagattataaaattgtaatatgaTAAGATTAtagaatattataatattataagattataaaattataatatgataagaTTATAGAGttttaagattataaaattatgagatTGTAAgagtataaaattataaaattataaaagtgtaaaatgactataagattataaaatttcaaaatcataaaattataaaattataaaattataaatctatagaattttaaattacaaattaaaaattataaagttataaacctaaaaattaaaaaataataaagaacttaaaatgcattaaattataaattttaaaaaaaatggaaccatgaaattaaaaactgatgaaattgtaaaattttaaagtcataaaattatttgacaAAAACTAAAGAGGTAATAATGAAACAAAAGGTAATGAAACAAGAGAGCTCTAGTTAACCACTACACACctacttaagaaaaaaaaaagtctaagaataaaaaacaaaaacttgaatagataatcaaataaaaactttcaaatttatcataaatatcaaatttaattaaaccaaattataatatacaaaccaaattataatattacaagatatatttataaatatcttaaaatattttataatatattaagtatatatgtacattaagtatatatatatatataaaattaaataaaaacataaataatttactgACAACATGGACGATCAATAATGTCATGTAGGAGAGATGGAAACAGCGAAAAATGTCATCACAAATCCAACCCATATGTAAACCTAATAgataacatcatcaaaattaatattaatacatttataCATGTCAtcgagataaaataaaaattatcttttctcaatctttatcattttattcatttatagtCTCATCAAACTCTTTCCTTTCCTGCACTCCTTATTGCAAAACCCTTCTTTCAGGATCACCACTCCtagggttagggtttttcctcatTCAGATTCTATCAATTCTTCTTCGTCTTTTCATTTCCTCTCATCGCTTGTAAGCTTAAGTTTGTAAGCTTAGGTTTTCTCTGGAATCTTATAGACATAGAACTCGCTATTTCTTCCGGATCTAGTTCCATGGATACTCGAAAGAGGGGAAGGCTCGAATCTGGTTTCAACTCCAACGGTGGATTTAAGAAATCCAAGCAAGGTTTGATTTTGAGCATTTTTGGTTTCCTTGGTTTTGGTATTTTTCTTCGCTGTGTTTTATTGGGCTTCAAAAGTTGTTTGCCTTTGTTCGTTTGTGTTTTGTGGGGTGTGCACGTTGAGGGGAGAAATTTCTCTCTCACTTACTAACATAGCTTTTGCTGTGGTAGAATTGTTTTAGATTTGTCTGTTTTTCAGTAGTTTGGGCAGTGGAAAATCTAACCTCTGATTTCCCTGTCTAATGAACTCACAACGTACgaaaaattctaaaatgttGTCACTCAGtagtaattatattataatgttgTT
The sequence above is drawn from the Vigna radiata var. radiata cultivar VC1973A chromosome 3, Vradiata_ver6, whole genome shotgun sequence genome and encodes:
- the LOC106756797 gene encoding zinc finger CCCH domain-containing protein 14-like, which gives rise to MDTRKRGRLELGFNSNGGFKKSKQEMESLSTGVGSKSKPCTKFFSTSGCPFGEGCHFLHYVPGGYNAVAHIMNLTPAAPPASRNVAALPPVPNGSAPPAVKTRICNKFNTAEGCKFGDKCHFAHGEWELGKQIAPSFDDHRALGPTAAGRFGGRMEPSPGPATSFGSHATAKISVEASLAGAIIGKGGVNSKQICRQTGAKLSIREHESDPNIRNIELEGNFEQIKEASNMVKDLLLTLQMSASKANSGVPGAPIREHGSNFKTKLCENXSKGSCTFGERCHFAHGASELRKSV